In one window of Nicotiana tabacum cultivar K326 chromosome 12, ASM71507v2, whole genome shotgun sequence DNA:
- the LOC142167322 gene encoding uncharacterized protein LOC142167322, with translation MAIGKGTRDDSVLCHNHPLYLPHPDLPGENLIEFKLLGTENYNFWCRSMRIGLFMKNKIGFIDGTCRKENFKKDLHDQWERCSAFVLSYIMNAVTKKLYSSVVYVSSTHNVWKDLKERFDEKNISRFYNLLQEIAALKQGLSLVSTYYSKPKDPRDEYDAMTPTPPCPCPVSKVFLEHIQQYRLVQFLSGMNKSFAHAKGQIILMIPTPTINETYGMVVQDESQRAKTVSGLEMGAATVTYNTEQGFTSGYKQKSRVQYLLRHQHMQRLQDICSGNVKAIGKLEEGLYVLDLMNKLDLKLPICVITSALISGGLPTFDSKRYFLTLVDDFSRYTWICLMNINDESIVVLKHFISLLRNKFSTTPKTLRTDNE, from the exons ATGGCGATTGGTAAAGGAACGAGAGATGACTCAGTACTATGTCACAATCATCCTTTGTATTTGCCACATCCAGATTTGCCAGGTGAAAATCTGATTGAATTTAAACTGTTAGGCACTGAAAATTATAATTTCTGGTGTCGATCTATGAGAATTGGACTTTTCATGAAGAACAAAATTGGATTCATTGACGGTACTTGTCGTAAGGAGAATTTTAAGAAGGATCTTCATGATCAATGGGAAAGGTGTAGTGCTTTTGTTTTGTCATATATTATGAATGCAGTAACAAAGAAATTGTATAGCAGTGTGGTTTATGtttcttctacacacaatgtGTGGAAGGATTTGAAGGAGAGATTTGATGAAAAGAACATATCGCGGTTTTACAATTTACTTCAGGAAATTGCAGCTCTAAAGCAAGGATTATCACTTGTGTCTACTTACTATTCCAAGCCAAAAGATCCACGGGACGAGTATGATGCCATGACCCCTACTCCACCATGTCCATGTCCAGTATCAAAGGTGTTTCTCGAGCATATCCAACAATATCGATTGGTGCAATTTCTAAGTGGAATGAATAAATCATTTGCCCATGCAAAGGGTCAGATCATATTGATGATTCCTACACCTACTATTAATGAAACCTATGGAATGGTGGTTCAGGATGAGAGTCAACGAGCAAAGACTGTTAGTGGCTTGGAGATGGGAGCTGCAACTGTGACATACAACACAGAACAAGGATTTACTAGTGGCTACAAGCAGAAATCTAG AGTACAATACTTGTTGAGACATCAGCACATGCAAAGGTTACAG GACATTTGCAGTGGGAATGTGAAGGCAATTGGAAAACTGGAGGAAGGACTCTATGTGTTGGATCTCATGAACAAGCTAGATCTCAAGCTGCCAATTTGTGTTATCACATCTGCTTTG ATATCTGGGGGCCTTCCAACCTTTGATAGTAAGAGATATTTCTTAACACTTGTTGATGACTTTAGTAGGTATACATGGATATGCCTTATGAACATAAACGATGAGTCAATTGTTGTGTTGAAGCATTTTATCTCCTTGTTAAGAAATAAATTCTCCACTACTCCTAAAACACTAAGGACAGATAATGAATGA